In Thalassoglobus sp. JC818, the following are encoded in one genomic region:
- a CDS encoding DUF3124 domain-containing protein encodes MPGPKEFPSWFLWLLDRGPLALIAIFVTPVLILLLLGLFLDARIANLDHQQEFRLPSSYTPPDAEQYPVTDDFDGMDSQWVYVPSYSHVYYEGGSPFLLETTLSIRNIDPNRPIAIETVDYFNTDGKHLKTFLKKTIELKPLQTVEFLVERRHSSGGSGANFLVEWVGTSSVDPPLIEAIMVGTAGANAISLSRSGVSISTPDSMPGEAD; translated from the coding sequence ATGCCTGGTCCCAAAGAGTTTCCGAGTTGGTTTCTGTGGCTGCTCGATCGCGGCCCGCTGGCACTGATCGCGATCTTCGTCACTCCTGTTCTGATCCTGCTGCTGCTGGGTCTGTTCCTGGATGCCAGAATCGCCAACCTCGATCATCAGCAAGAGTTTCGACTTCCGAGCAGCTACACACCACCGGACGCTGAGCAATACCCGGTGACTGATGACTTCGACGGAATGGATTCTCAGTGGGTTTACGTTCCTTCTTACTCGCACGTCTATTACGAAGGAGGCTCCCCTTTCCTCCTGGAAACGACTCTGAGCATTCGCAACATCGATCCGAATCGCCCGATCGCTATCGAGACAGTCGACTACTTCAATACCGACGGGAAACATCTCAAGACGTTTCTGAAGAAAACGATTGAGTTGAAACCTCTCCAGACGGTTGAGTTTCTGGTTGAGCGACGCCACAGCTCGGGCGGCTCCGGAGCAAACTTTCTCGTTGAATGGGTCGGGACGTCCTCAGTTGACCCGCCATTGATCGAAGCCATCATGGTCGGAACAGCCGGAGCGAATGCAATTTCTCTCTCAAGGTCCGGAGTCAGCATTTCAACACCAGACTCGATGCCGGGCGAAGCTGATTGA
- a CDS encoding MarC family protein, producing MQTPDEMLATVILLWAVIDPIGTVPVFVSATRNRTAEEKKEIARYAATIAGMILLFFAAVGEVMLDGMGVPLPAFQIAGGLVLFLFAMTMIFGEGKPGSELKSMESTHETAVFPLATPSIASPGAMMAVVLLTENGRHSVTHQIVTAGLMLGVICITYLLMRASTLISNIIGLGGASVISRVMGLVLSSIAVANVLEGISEYFNLSTTKIP from the coding sequence ATGCAAACTCCAGACGAAATGTTAGCGACCGTCATTCTCTTATGGGCTGTTATCGACCCCATTGGAACGGTCCCCGTTTTCGTGAGCGCAACTCGGAATCGGACCGCTGAAGAAAAGAAAGAGATTGCCAGATACGCAGCGACCATCGCTGGGATGATTCTGTTGTTCTTTGCTGCCGTCGGCGAGGTCATGTTGGACGGAATGGGAGTTCCTCTTCCGGCGTTTCAGATCGCTGGGGGATTGGTGCTCTTCCTGTTCGCGATGACGATGATCTTCGGCGAAGGAAAACCCGGAAGCGAATTGAAGTCGATGGAATCAACGCACGAAACCGCCGTGTTCCCATTGGCGACCCCGTCGATTGCGTCACCAGGAGCAATGATGGCTGTCGTGCTCCTGACTGAGAACGGACGACACTCGGTCACGCATCAGATTGTGACAGCTGGATTGATGCTCGGCGTAATCTGTATTACCTACCTGCTCATGCGGGCATCGACACTCATCTCCAACATCATCGGGCTGGGCGGTGCAAGTGTGATCAGCCGGGTGATGGGATTGGTCCTCTCGTCGATTGCCGTGGCGAACGTTCTCGAAGGGATCAGTGAATACTTCAATCTGTCAACGACGAAGATTCCGTAA
- a CDS encoding FecR domain-containing protein, producing the protein MRCESIQQRICESPDHFSADPDGDIVLQHLAECQTCRAFAQQVRSVHLDLLKLGSENLDRSLSIADRVLFEISQRDVTKSASSFPRSNQSLDSARFKWNTVLSCAASALIGFVLAVLWLRPLNDPEPIVAEQQVESPAEEPPSDVGLEFANEWPITESDTAAHLIHATGKVSIRAKENEPWSEIEMVSLPTFGCPTSGSVRTEEGVLCELETTTGSRVRLNESSEIKVHSGDEVELVRGQVWFRASTDTPLKVKTAGGETTPEKDDLNWRLMCHSNAESLASCAPDQSLQVAAALGSVDVCLNGVDRTLLPGTFFTLADGEVNVRESSQDILSEERWMQPLLTLAGHGNPELTKRVDALLAQIGRTKLSSMFERDLRNLGEFAALPLMRFVSSDESVNESAQRQLAIRIIADTAPIWMVPDLIQTLDDDDGIVRMESARGLLRLTEETMGIPIEDWNRERDVWEPAFIRWKEWWRENRSTFPVAPTVVVPQQNPTTL; encoded by the coding sequence ATGCGTTGCGAATCGATTCAACAACGAATCTGTGAAAGTCCCGATCACTTCTCGGCTGACCCGGATGGCGACATCGTTCTGCAGCACCTCGCGGAGTGCCAGACCTGTCGCGCCTTCGCTCAACAGGTGCGATCGGTTCATCTGGACCTCCTCAAGCTCGGTTCTGAGAATCTTGATCGATCTCTCTCAATCGCTGATCGAGTTCTCTTCGAGATTTCACAAAGAGATGTAACGAAAAGTGCGAGCAGTTTTCCGCGATCGAACCAGTCACTCGATTCGGCTCGGTTCAAGTGGAACACCGTGCTCAGTTGCGCAGCTTCTGCGTTGATTGGATTTGTCCTCGCCGTTTTGTGGCTGCGACCTCTTAACGACCCGGAACCGATCGTCGCTGAACAGCAGGTGGAGAGTCCTGCTGAGGAGCCTCCCTCGGACGTTGGGTTGGAATTTGCAAACGAATGGCCAATCACCGAAAGCGACACTGCCGCTCACCTGATTCATGCCACTGGCAAGGTCTCGATTCGAGCGAAGGAAAACGAACCCTGGAGTGAGATCGAAATGGTTTCACTTCCCACGTTCGGTTGCCCCACCTCTGGATCGGTTCGAACGGAAGAAGGCGTTCTTTGTGAACTTGAAACGACGACGGGAAGCCGCGTCCGACTCAATGAGTCGAGTGAAATTAAGGTGCACTCCGGCGACGAAGTTGAACTTGTGCGTGGGCAGGTATGGTTTCGAGCATCAACCGATACTCCCTTGAAAGTAAAGACTGCTGGCGGCGAAACGACACCGGAGAAAGACGATTTGAATTGGCGATTAATGTGCCATTCCAACGCTGAAAGTCTCGCTTCGTGTGCTCCCGATCAGTCTCTTCAAGTCGCTGCCGCTCTCGGATCAGTCGATGTCTGTTTGAACGGTGTCGACCGGACTCTGCTCCCGGGAACATTTTTCACACTGGCCGATGGAGAGGTCAACGTGCGGGAATCGAGTCAGGACATTCTTTCTGAAGAACGCTGGATGCAGCCACTGTTGACACTCGCTGGGCATGGCAATCCTGAGTTAACGAAACGCGTCGATGCCTTGCTCGCTCAGATCGGGCGGACGAAACTCTCGTCGATGTTTGAACGTGATTTGAGAAACCTCGGCGAATTTGCAGCACTGCCGTTGATGCGATTCGTCAGCTCTGACGAATCGGTGAATGAATCCGCACAGCGACAGTTGGCGATCAGGATTATTGCCGACACCGCCCCAATCTGGATGGTGCCGGATCTGATTCAAACTTTGGACGACGATGATGGAATTGTTCGTATGGAGTCTGCCCGTGGGCTGCTTCGGCTGACTGAGGAGACGATGGGAATTCCCATTGAAGATTGGAATCGAGAACGGGATGTTTGGGAGCCCGCGTTCATCCGTTGGAAAGAATGGTGGCGCGAAAATCGATCTACGTTTCCTGTCGCTCCGACTGTCGTCGTTCCCCAGCAGAACCCGACGACTCTGTGA
- a CDS encoding sigma-70 family RNA polymerase sigma factor translates to MTDAELVHRTRHGESLARDQLVRRWAPRILAICRAKIGHHHVAEDLAQETLIRGFADLGRLAHPEKFGSWLRSIASHVCTDWQRSTAAKRRAINGIQANGLSRGRSVGGSNNSPQIQAEDEEQRERLEEAIDQLPEDLREPLMLFYYDEMTYEEIAALVGVSRATVNTRLTKARHQLACQLASLVELKE, encoded by the coding sequence ATGACCGATGCAGAGTTGGTTCATCGAACTCGCCACGGGGAATCCCTCGCGAGAGATCAACTTGTGCGCAGATGGGCTCCCCGCATTCTTGCCATCTGCCGCGCGAAAATCGGCCATCACCACGTCGCAGAAGATTTAGCACAAGAGACACTCATTCGCGGATTTGCCGATCTCGGTCGGCTGGCACATCCCGAGAAATTTGGGAGTTGGCTTCGCTCAATCGCAAGCCATGTTTGTACAGATTGGCAAAGGTCCACCGCAGCCAAGAGACGCGCCATCAACGGAATTCAGGCCAATGGGCTGAGTCGAGGCCGATCGGTTGGCGGCAGCAATAACTCTCCCCAGATTCAGGCAGAAGACGAAGAGCAACGTGAGCGCCTGGAAGAGGCGATTGATCAACTTCCAGAGGATCTCCGGGAACCACTCATGCTCTTCTATTACGACGAAATGACATACGAAGAAATCGCAGCACTTGTGGGAGTCTCACGGGCAACTGTCAACACGCGACTGACGAAAGCGCGTCACCAACTGGCCTGTCAGCTTGCCAGCCTCGTTGAGTTGAAAGAGTAG
- a CDS encoding sulfatase, producing MVNVHSIIPFYLVLFFHVFSLHASGDQRPPNVILMLIDDQGYYDLGCYGATEFHTPVIDRIAAEGIRFTDYYAAAPICSPSRAGLLTGCYPRRVGLETWVQRADSRVGLNPSELTLAELFSENGYATSCIGKWHLGFHEPFLPMNQGFDEYFGLLHNLDPVETRYFEQSGGVPVLRGSEVVKRPADPNELTKVYTDECIRFITENKNKPFFVYLPHTMLHNPLGVSPEFRGSSDFGEYGDAIQELDFHVGRLVNTLKELELDQQTIVVYLSDNGRGPGRNPQQPLIGRKLTTFEAGIRVPAIVWGPGLGIEQGEVCREIVHAMDWYPTLGSFAGISVPEDRVIDGRDLSALLTGKATGLDDPIIADSLNGKILERRPWNPGDEWSDLVTREEYQNAFFYHGSQGALAAVRWKQWKLVLNPSLELFNLESDPSESKPVRNPEIIRKLRGMAVLFQEEMRDGEREVGRINE from the coding sequence ATGGTAAACGTGCATTCGATCATTCCTTTCTACCTAGTGCTTTTCTTTCACGTCTTTTCACTGCATGCGAGCGGGGATCAGCGACCGCCGAATGTGATTCTGATGCTGATCGACGATCAGGGCTACTACGATCTCGGATGTTATGGTGCGACAGAATTCCACACGCCAGTAATTGATCGCATCGCCGCCGAAGGAATTCGCTTCACTGACTACTACGCTGCCGCTCCAATTTGCAGCCCATCTCGAGCTGGTTTGCTGACGGGGTGTTACCCCCGACGTGTTGGTCTTGAGACCTGGGTTCAACGGGCTGATTCCCGTGTGGGACTTAACCCCAGCGAACTGACACTGGCGGAACTCTTCTCGGAAAACGGCTATGCAACGAGCTGTATCGGGAAGTGGCATCTCGGGTTTCATGAGCCGTTTCTACCGATGAATCAGGGATTTGATGAGTACTTCGGTTTGCTTCACAATCTCGATCCAGTTGAAACTCGTTATTTCGAGCAAAGCGGAGGCGTTCCTGTCTTGCGAGGAAGTGAGGTCGTCAAACGGCCAGCTGATCCGAATGAACTCACAAAGGTTTATACCGATGAATGTATTCGGTTTATTACAGAGAACAAGAACAAGCCGTTCTTCGTATATCTGCCGCATACGATGTTACATAATCCTTTGGGAGTCAGCCCGGAATTTCGAGGGTCATCTGACTTCGGAGAGTATGGTGATGCCATTCAAGAACTCGATTTTCATGTTGGGCGACTGGTGAACACGCTCAAAGAATTAGAGCTCGATCAACAGACGATCGTCGTTTATCTGTCCGATAACGGACGGGGACCTGGAAGAAATCCGCAACAACCGCTCATCGGCAGAAAACTGACGACGTTCGAAGCTGGAATTCGGGTGCCAGCAATCGTGTGGGGACCCGGCTTGGGAATCGAGCAAGGCGAAGTCTGCCGCGAGATCGTCCATGCCATGGATTGGTATCCCACACTCGGTTCGTTCGCAGGAATTTCCGTTCCAGAGGACCGCGTCATCGACGGGCGAGATCTCTCTGCTCTTTTGACCGGGAAAGCGACCGGGCTCGACGATCCGATAATTGCTGACTCTCTGAACGGAAAGATTCTGGAACGCCGACCCTGGAATCCCGGCGATGAATGGAGCGACCTCGTCACTCGTGAAGAGTATCAGAACGCTTTCTTCTACCACGGAAGTCAAGGAGCGTTGGCCGCTGTTCGATGGAAGCAATGGAAACTCGTCCTCAACCCAAGCTTAGAACTCTTCAACTTGGAATCTGACCCTTCGGAGTCGAAGCCTGTTCGGAATCCGGAGATCATCCGCAAGCTTCGTGGTATGGCTGTTCTCTTTCAGGAAGAGATGCGTGATGGTGAGCGGGAAGTCGGCAGGATCAACGAATAA
- a CDS encoding SRPBCC family protein, producing MQTEASVEIQRSIEDVFFLTIDHVPEWSRVVVEDEVIDETPDVIGSTFRTVTAEGGNRMEFLGEVTAYDPPKFHAIHLTGELFDIDAEYRFEYLGAKTRVTQLSTVTPKGFLKVFFFMFGWLMKTSSCKATQQELDRLKRFCETQGEQPSSASNQEDSY from the coding sequence ATGCAAACGGAGGCCAGCGTAGAGATTCAGCGATCGATAGAAGATGTCTTTTTTCTAACAATCGATCACGTCCCGGAATGGAGTCGAGTTGTTGTCGAAGATGAAGTCATCGACGAAACTCCCGACGTCATTGGATCGACGTTTCGAACGGTAACCGCAGAAGGCGGAAATCGAATGGAGTTTTTGGGAGAGGTCACCGCCTATGATCCTCCGAAATTTCACGCGATTCATCTCACCGGAGAACTCTTCGATATCGACGCAGAGTATCGGTTTGAATATCTCGGAGCGAAGACACGAGTCACCCAACTCTCAACCGTCACGCCCAAGGGTTTCTTGAAAGTGTTCTTCTTTATGTTCGGCTGGCTCATGAAAACTTCGAGTTGCAAGGCAACTCAACAAGAGTTGGACCGCCTCAAACGCTTCTGCGAGACTCAAGGTGAGCAGCCTTCCTCGGCATCGAATCAAGAAGACAGCTATTGA